A single window of Chitinophaga sp. XS-30 DNA harbors:
- the idi gene encoding isopentenyl-diphosphate Delta-isomerase has translation MLLPPVILVNEQDEPVGTMEKLEAHQKGLLHRAFSVFITNAKGELLLQQRALDKYHSGGLWTNTCCSHPLPDEDVLTAAHRRLMEEMGFDCDLEEIFSFTYRAEFDNGLTEHEFDHVLIGQYDGPVQPDSSEVMNYKFASPDEVRRLLLTAPETFTHWFHIAFPKIAVYIEQ, from the coding sequence ATGTTACTACCGCCCGTCATACTGGTCAATGAACAGGACGAACCTGTCGGAACTATGGAAAAACTGGAAGCCCACCAGAAAGGTCTGCTCCACCGCGCCTTTTCCGTGTTCATCACCAACGCCAAAGGTGAACTGCTGCTCCAGCAGCGCGCGCTGGACAAATACCACTCCGGCGGACTGTGGACCAATACCTGCTGCAGCCACCCCCTCCCGGATGAGGACGTTCTCACCGCGGCTCACCGCCGCCTCATGGAAGAAATGGGATTCGACTGCGATCTGGAAGAGATATTCAGCTTCACCTACCGCGCGGAATTCGACAATGGCCTCACCGAGCACGAATTCGATCATGTGCTGATCGGTCAGTATGATGGCCCCGTGCAGCCAGACAGCAGCGAGGTGATGAACTATAAGTTTGCCTCTCCCGATGAGGTCCGCCGCCTGCTGCTCACCGCCCCCGAAACCTTCACACACTGGTTCCATATCGCTTTCCCGAAGATTGCGGTGTATATTGAGCAGTAA
- a CDS encoding RNA polymerase sigma factor yields the protein MSSAEFNTLLLSNADFLRPFAITLTKDAESAKDLYQETMFRALSNQEKYLAGTNIRAWLYTIMRNIFINNYRRKAKQHLCFDNTSNDFLLNSQQVIIGNQAESVLRIKDIQTSVHKLPVIFKKPFVLYLDGFKYFEIADILEEPLGTIKSRIHFARKMLKAQVARF from the coding sequence ATGTCATCCGCTGAATTTAACACCCTATTGCTCAGCAATGCTGACTTTCTAAGACCTTTCGCCATTACGTTGACCAAAGACGCCGAATCGGCAAAAGATCTTTACCAGGAAACCATGTTCAGAGCCCTCTCCAACCAGGAGAAGTATCTCGCCGGAACCAATATCCGCGCCTGGCTCTACACCATCATGCGCAACATCTTCATTAACAACTACCGGCGAAAAGCCAAACAACACCTCTGCTTCGATAACACCTCCAACGATTTCCTCCTCAATTCCCAGCAGGTTATCATCGGAAATCAGGCGGAAAGCGTATTGAGGATCAAAGACATTCAGACTTCCGTGCACAAATTGCCCGTTATATTTAAAAAACCTTTTGTACTGTATCTCGACGGATTCAAGTACTTCGAAATAGCCGATATCCTGGAAGAACCACTCGGAACCATCAAAAGCCGTATCCACTTCGCCCGTAAAATGCTAAAGGCCCAGGTGGCCCGCTTTTAA
- a CDS encoding nucleotide sugar dehydrogenase encodes MKPNHNIAIIGLGYVGLPLAIEFAKKFPTLGFDINTHRIAELSGGEDHTMEADTEALLSVMQPAPDKGLKFSANPEDLRQCNIYIVTVPTPIDQFKAPDLKPLLKATEMLGSVLKTGDIVIYESTVYPGCTEEDCVPVLEKASGLQFNKDFFCGYSPERINPGDKVNTLTKIKKVTSGSTPGIADQVDALYGSIITAGTHKAPSIKVAEASKAIENAQRDVNISFVNELALIFDRIGIDTTDVIEAAGTKWNFLKYKPGLVGGHCIGVDPYYLAHKAESLGYHPQVILSGRRVNDNMGMFVANKVVKLMIKKGHKIDGSKALILGVTFKENCPDVRNSRVVDIYKELVQFGVCVDVYDPHASREIVEKEYGIGLCDPPETGYDAVILAVSHKEFLEMDFSKITNGKNAVIFDTKSFLDREMVDGRL; translated from the coding sequence ATGAAACCGAATCACAACATTGCAATCATTGGCCTGGGCTACGTAGGTCTGCCCCTGGCCATTGAGTTCGCTAAAAAATTCCCTACCCTTGGCTTTGACATCAACACCCACCGCATTGCCGAACTATCCGGCGGAGAAGATCATACGATGGAAGCAGACACCGAAGCGCTGCTATCCGTCATGCAGCCGGCACCGGATAAAGGACTGAAATTTTCCGCCAACCCGGAGGATCTCCGGCAGTGCAATATCTACATCGTTACCGTTCCCACGCCGATAGACCAGTTCAAAGCCCCGGACCTGAAGCCGCTCCTGAAAGCCACGGAGATGCTGGGTAGTGTGCTCAAAACCGGTGATATCGTTATTTATGAATCCACCGTATATCCCGGCTGTACGGAAGAAGATTGTGTTCCGGTGCTGGAAAAGGCATCCGGACTGCAATTCAACAAAGATTTCTTTTGCGGTTATTCCCCGGAAAGGATCAACCCGGGCGACAAGGTCAATACCCTCACCAAAATAAAGAAAGTGACCTCCGGCTCCACCCCCGGGATCGCGGACCAGGTGGATGCCCTGTACGGCAGCATCATCACCGCGGGCACCCATAAGGCGCCGAGCATCAAAGTAGCGGAGGCATCCAAGGCCATCGAGAACGCGCAGCGGGATGTCAATATCAGTTTTGTGAATGAGCTGGCATTGATATTTGACCGGATCGGTATCGATACCACGGATGTGATCGAGGCGGCGGGGACCAAATGGAATTTTCTCAAATATAAACCCGGACTGGTAGGCGGTCATTGCATCGGCGTTGACCCTTATTACCTGGCCCATAAAGCCGAATCCCTGGGTTACCACCCCCAGGTGATCCTATCCGGCAGGCGGGTGAACGACAATATGGGCATGTTTGTTGCCAATAAGGTGGTGAAGCTCATGATAAAAAAGGGGCATAAGATCGATGGCTCCAAAGCGCTGATCCTGGGGGTGACGTTCAAGGAGAATTGTCCGGATGTACGGAATTCAAGGGTGGTGGATATTTATAAAGAGCTGGTGCAGTTCGGTGTTTGTGTAGATGTGTACGACCCGCACGCCTCCCGGGAGATCGTGGAAAAGGAATACGGCATCGGGCTGTGCGATCCGCCGGAAACCGGCTATGATGCCGTGATACTGGCGGTTTCCCATAAGGAGTTCCTGGAAATGGACTTTTCGAAGATCACGAACGGGAAAAATGCGGTAATATTCGATACAAAATCATTTTTAGACCGGGAAATGGTGGACGGAAGGCTGTAA
- a CDS encoding SLBB domain-containing protein, with protein MENLSDEQVRQMVAEMKRNKISFDQIDSYAQQKSIPQSEVIKLKDRIKMLNLDKELTGNGQPQVVEQEQADRSVSDGTTISARDIEPMTEAERKRAKIFGAELFSNKNLTFEPNLRMATPPNYQLAPGDEVVIDVYGYSEVQHKLKVSPEGHVRIPYLGPVYVNGLTMDAATTRITQQLTSIYGGIKSGNTFVQVSLGNIRSIRVLLIGEVVRPGSYTVPSLATVANALYVSGGPDENGSFRDIQVIRNGQPVAHFDLYDFLRDGDLTNNIVLQDQDIVKVNPYKTRVELTGEVKRPAIFEVKDGETLQDVINVAGGYTDISFKDVIRAYRINNKEREVVNISADEVAAFQPRSGDKYFVDAVLNRFSNRVMISGAVFHPGEYALESNMTVADLIKKADGVKEEASLGRAIIFRLNEDYTPAGTSFSLDDVLSGKQTVALNREDSVVIYSKLELREDYQVKISGQVNSPGYFTYADSLHVEDLILMAGGLRDAASLKRVEVARRIRGKAYNPTDSAVAIVAQFDIAADLSPLAGFALQPFDEVVIRKSPTYVEQATVSIDGEVVYPGAYTINSKRERISDLMKRAGGLRPEAYSEGAVLLRRTFANSSDSALLESKLQVYYNKLQDSADIYKVQNTISRKDQLLGINLEEIVKHPGSKFDLYLEEGDVIRIPKKLQTVQLFGEIYFPKKVRFDRRIDFRDYIRGAGGFTNGALKRRSYVVYANGEVKSTRKVLFFNSYPKVKPGAEIYVPKKSERKGLSGQEIVGLSTGIASIALIIFTILDRTN; from the coding sequence GTGGAAAATCTGTCGGATGAGCAGGTACGCCAGATGGTGGCGGAGATGAAGCGGAACAAGATATCGTTTGATCAGATAGACAGTTATGCCCAACAGAAAAGCATTCCCCAATCGGAAGTCATCAAGCTGAAAGACCGGATCAAAATGCTTAACCTGGATAAAGAACTGACCGGAAATGGCCAGCCGCAGGTCGTGGAACAGGAACAGGCCGACCGTTCCGTGAGTGACGGCACCACCATATCCGCCCGGGATATAGAACCGATGACCGAAGCGGAAAGAAAAAGGGCGAAAATATTCGGGGCAGAGCTTTTCAGCAATAAAAATCTCACTTTCGAGCCTAACCTCCGCATGGCCACCCCGCCCAACTATCAGCTGGCGCCGGGTGACGAAGTAGTGATAGATGTATATGGATACTCCGAAGTACAGCATAAATTGAAGGTTTCCCCCGAAGGACATGTGCGCATCCCCTATCTCGGTCCGGTGTACGTTAACGGGCTGACAATGGATGCGGCCACCACCCGCATCACCCAGCAGCTTACCTCCATCTATGGCGGCATCAAATCCGGTAACACTTTCGTGCAAGTGTCCCTGGGCAATATCCGGAGCATCCGGGTATTACTGATCGGGGAAGTAGTGCGGCCGGGTTCTTATACTGTGCCCTCCCTGGCTACAGTGGCCAATGCATTATACGTATCAGGTGGGCCTGATGAAAACGGCTCCTTCCGCGATATCCAGGTGATCCGCAACGGGCAGCCGGTCGCGCATTTTGACCTGTATGATTTCCTGCGGGACGGTGATCTGACCAATAACATTGTACTGCAGGACCAGGACATCGTAAAGGTGAATCCCTACAAAACACGGGTGGAACTGACCGGGGAAGTTAAACGTCCCGCTATATTCGAGGTCAAAGACGGCGAAACGCTGCAGGATGTGATCAATGTTGCCGGCGGGTACACGGATATTTCTTTTAAAGATGTGATCAGGGCTTACCGTATCAATAATAAGGAACGGGAGGTGGTGAATATTTCGGCGGATGAAGTGGCGGCATTCCAGCCACGCTCCGGCGATAAATATTTCGTGGACGCGGTACTGAACCGCTTCTCCAACCGCGTGATGATCTCGGGGGCAGTGTTCCATCCCGGAGAATATGCGCTGGAAAGCAATATGACCGTAGCCGACCTGATCAAAAAAGCCGATGGGGTGAAGGAAGAGGCCTCCCTGGGCCGCGCGATCATCTTCCGGCTGAATGAGGACTACACCCCTGCCGGGACCAGTTTTAGCCTGGATGATGTACTGTCCGGCAAACAAACCGTGGCCCTCAACCGGGAAGACAGTGTGGTGATCTATTCCAAGCTGGAGCTGCGGGAAGATTACCAGGTGAAGATCAGTGGACAGGTGAATTCCCCGGGGTATTTTACGTATGCGGATTCCCTGCATGTGGAAGACCTGATCCTGATGGCCGGGGGCCTTCGCGATGCGGCCTCCCTGAAAAGAGTGGAGGTAGCGAGGCGTATCCGCGGGAAAGCCTATAATCCGACTGATTCTGCTGTAGCTATCGTGGCGCAATTTGATATTGCGGCTGATTTGAGTCCCTTAGCCGGGTTTGCCTTGCAGCCGTTTGATGAGGTGGTGATACGGAAATCCCCTACTTATGTGGAGCAGGCGACTGTTTCTATTGACGGGGAGGTGGTGTATCCGGGGGCTTATACCATCAATTCCAAAAGAGAGCGGATATCTGACCTGATGAAAAGAGCGGGGGGATTGAGGCCAGAGGCATATTCCGAGGGGGCCGTGCTTTTGCGGAGGACATTTGCGAATTCTTCGGATAGTGCGCTGCTGGAGAGTAAATTGCAGGTGTATTATAATAAGTTGCAGGATAGTGCGGATATTTATAAAGTCCAGAACACGATTTCGCGTAAAGATCAGCTGCTTGGCATTAACCTGGAGGAGATCGTTAAACATCCAGGGTCGAAGTTTGATCTGTACCTGGAGGAAGGAGATGTGATCAGGATTCCCAAGAAATTACAGACGGTACAGTTATTTGGGGAGATCTATTTTCCGAAGAAGGTGCGGTTTGACAGGAGGATTGATTTTAGGGATTATATTCGTGGGGCTGGGGGTTTTACGAATGGGGCGTTGAAGAGGAGGAGTTATGTGGTGTATGCGAATGGGGAGGTGAAGAGTACGCGGAAGGTTTTGTTTTTTAATAGTTATCCTAAGGTGAAGCCGGGGGCGGAGATTTATGTACCGAAGAAAAGCGAGCGCAAAGGACTGTCCGGACAGGAGATTGTGGGTCTGTCCACTGGTATTGCTTCCATAGCCTTGATTATTTTTACGATTCTGGACAGGACTAACTAA